Proteins encoded in a region of the Delphinus delphis chromosome 13, mDelDel1.2, whole genome shotgun sequence genome:
- the ALDH2 gene encoding aldehyde dehydrogenase, mitochondrial, which translates to MLRAVVLAAARPCQGRRLLSAAATPAVPAPNQQPEVFYNKIFINNEWHDSVSKKTFPTINPSTGDVICHVAEGDKEDVDRAVKAARAAFQLGSPWRRMDASKRGWLLNRLADLIERDRTYLAALETLDNGKPYVISYLVDLDMVLKCLRYYAGWADKYHGKTIPIDGDYFSYTRHEPVGVCGQIIPWNFPLLMQAWKLGPALATGNVVVMKVAEQTPLTALYVANLIKEAGFPPGVVNIVPGFGPTAGAAVASHEDVDKVAFTGSTEVGHLIQTAAGNSNLKRVTLELGGKSPNIIMSDADMDWAVEQAHFALFFNQGQCCCAGSRTFVQEDVYTEFVERSVARARSRVVGNPFDSRTEQGPQVDETQFKKVLGYIKSGKEEGAKLLCGGGAAADRGYFIQPTVFGDVQDGMTIAKEEIFGPVMQILKFKTIQEVVGRANNSKYGLAAAVFTKDLDKANYLSQALQAGTVWVNCYDVFGAQSPFGGYKLSGSGRELGEYGLQAYTEVKTVTVKVPQKNS; encoded by the exons ATCTTCATAAACAATGAGTGGCATGATTCTGTCAGCAAGAAAACTTTCCCCACCATCAATCCATCCACTGGGGATGTCATCTGTCATGTAGCTGAAGGGGACAAG GAAGACGTGGACAGGGCAGTGAAGGCTGCCCGGGCTGCATTCCAGCTGGGCTCGCCGTGGCGCCGCATGGATGCGTCCAAAAGGGGCTGGCTGCTGAACCGCCTGGCTGATCTGATTGAGCGGGACCGGACCTACCTGGCA GCCTTGGAGACCCTGGACAACGGCAAGCCCTACGTCATTTCCTACCTGGTGGATTTGGACATGGTTCTCAAATGTCTCCG ttactatgCAGGCTGGGCTGATAAGTACCACGGAAAAACCATTCCCATCGATGGGGACTACTTCAGCTACACCCGCCATGAACCTGTGGGAGTGTGTGGGCAGATCATCCCG TGGAACTTCCCGCTCTTGATGCAAGCATGGAAACTGGGCCCAGCCTTGGCGACTGGAAACGTGGTTGTGATGAAGGTGGCTGAGCAGACTCCACTCACTGCCCTCTATGTGGCCAACTTGATTAAGGAG GCCGGCTTTCCTCCTGGCGTGGTCAATATCGTACCTGGATTTGGCCCCACGGCTGGGGCCGCCGTTGCCTCTCATGAGGATGTGGACAAAGTGGCCTTCACAGGCTCCACTGAG GTTGGCCACCTAATCCAGACTGCTGCGGGGAACAGTAACCTCAAGAGAGTGACCCTGGAGCTAGGAGGAAAGAGTCCCAATATCATCATGTCAGATGCTGACA TGGACTGGGCTGTGGAGCAGGCCCACTTCGCCCTGTTCTTCAACCAGGGCCAGTGCTGCTGTGCAGGCTCCCGGACCTTTGTGCAGGAGGACGTTTACACCGAGTTTGTGGAGCGGAGTGTTGCCCGGGCCAGGTCTCGTGTGGTCGGGAACCCCTTTGACAGCCGGACTGAGCAGGGGCCGCAG GTGGATGAGACTCAGTTTAAGAAGGTCCTTGGCTACATCAAatctgggaaggaggagggggcgaAGCTGCTGTGTGGTGGAGGGGCGGCTGCTGACCGTGGCTACTTCATCCAGCCCACCGTGTTTGGAGACGTGCAGGATGGCATGACCATCGCAAAGGAGGAG ATCTTTGGGCCAGTGATGCAGATTCTGAAGTTCAAGACCATACAGGAAGTCGTTGGGAGAGCCAACAATTCCAAGTACGGGCTGGCTGCAGCTGTCTTCACAAAGGACTTGGACAAGGCCAATTATCTGTCCCAAGCCCTCCAGGCTGGCACCGTGTG GGTCAACTGCTATGATGTGTTTGGGGCCCAGTCACCGTTTGGTGGCTACAAGCTGTCTGGGAGCGGCCGGGAGCTGGGAGAGTATGGGCTGCAGGCATACACTGAAGTGAAAACT GTCACAGTCAAAGTTCCTCAGAAGAACTCATAA